Proteins encoded within one genomic window of Elstera cyanobacteriorum:
- a CDS encoding lysine N(6)-hydroxylase/L-ornithine N(5)-oxygenase family protein, with the protein MTQSLDLAGIGIGPFNLSLAALLDPQTEVSARFFDRRADFAWHPGMMLPNATLQTSWLKDLVAAADPTSRYSFLAYLVATKRLYRFISAEFDAILRREFADYMGWVAGQLESLRFEQTVSAVDFGPDGLFHLTVNDTTVTARNLSLATGPVPATPAWAEGALGPNCVHSSRFLLDAPKVAGRRVIVVGGGQSGAEIVLDLLNRSDAAAPAAVTWISRRPTFAPIDEAPFTNEYFMPGYLEAFLAQPPQRKERILASQKLASDGISHATLRALYQRLYEITYLDRRRDFAALLPYRDAIALDGGSGAYRLTLRNGFDGGIETIDGAVLILATGYRIALPACLDPLRPRLSLDDDRRFVMGRDYCVTWDGPDDRRIFAQNVGRQTLGIADPQLSLMAWRSARIVNALMGRTVYAVDGDVSLLRWETAGDAGRDLKLAI; encoded by the coding sequence TCGGCATTGGTCCCTTCAATCTCAGCCTTGCCGCGCTGCTCGATCCGCAGACGGAGGTATCGGCCCGCTTCTTCGACCGGCGCGCGGATTTCGCCTGGCACCCCGGCATGATGCTGCCGAACGCGACGCTGCAAACCTCCTGGCTGAAAGATCTGGTCGCCGCCGCCGATCCCACGAGCCGCTATAGTTTCCTTGCCTATCTGGTCGCGACCAAGCGGCTTTACCGCTTCATTTCGGCCGAGTTCGACGCCATCCTGCGCCGCGAGTTCGCCGATTATATGGGCTGGGTTGCGGGCCAGTTGGAAAGCCTGCGCTTCGAACAGACAGTTTCTGCCGTCGATTTCGGCCCCGATGGGCTGTTTCATCTCACGGTGAACGATACCACCGTCACCGCCCGCAACCTCTCGCTCGCAACCGGGCCGGTTCCGGCAACCCCGGCCTGGGCAGAGGGGGCGCTGGGGCCAAACTGTGTTCATTCCAGCCGCTTTTTGCTGGATGCCCCCAAGGTCGCCGGGCGCCGGGTCATCGTCGTCGGCGGTGGGCAGTCCGGGGCGGAAATCGTGCTCGATCTGCTGAACCGCAGCGACGCGGCCGCGCCAGCGGCGGTCACCTGGATCAGCCGCCGCCCGACCTTCGCACCCATCGACGAAGCGCCCTTCACCAATGAATATTTCATGCCGGGCTATCTTGAAGCGTTCCTGGCCCAGCCGCCGCAGCGCAAGGAACGCATCCTCGCCAGCCAAAAACTGGCGAGCGACGGGATTTCCCACGCGACGCTGCGCGCGCTCTATCAGCGGCTCTATGAAATTACCTACCTCGACCGCCGCCGGGATTTCGCGGCGCTGCTGCCCTACCGCGACGCCATTGCCCTCGATGGCGGATCGGGGGCCTATCGCTTGACCCTGCGCAATGGGTTCGACGGCGGCATCGAAACCATCGACGGTGCGGTGTTGATCCTTGCCACCGGCTATCGTATCGCCCTGCCCGCCTGTCTCGATCCGCTACGCCCGCGCCTATCGCTCGACGACGACCGCCGCTTCGTGATGGGCCGCGACTATTGCGTTACCTGGGATGGACCGGACGACCGGCGCATCTTCGCCCAGAACGTCGGGCGCCAGACCCTCGGGATCGCCGACCCGCAGCTTAGCCTAATGGCGTGGCGGTCAGCCCGCATCGTCAATGCGCTGATGGGGCGAACGGTCTATGCGGTGGACGGCGACGTCTCGCTGCTGCGCTGGGAAACGGCGGGGGATGCCGGGCGTGATCTAAAACTTGCAATTTAG